AGAAAATTCCGCCAAGACTTCCCAAAAGCTTTTCGCCCTGAAAAGAGAAACATATGAATTAGATGGGAACCTAACTTGAAAGCCTTAAGTTATGTAGTATATCCCATCTTCACTAGGTTGGAGTAGATGGGAATTTAACAAAAAGGCAATCCCTTCAAGCAGCAGCAAaactaaaaacaaatcaaagactTGATGATCAAAAAATTAGTACTCATTTATATTTCTAAAGCCATCTAGTACATCAATTTTCTTAATAAGCATGTGGTTTTAATATCAAAGGTTGAAATAGAAAAAACTCCATATTGAGCATCTGCATTTCTCATCTTGTGGCAGTTATACAGTGAGCCACAAAAATATGGTAGACTTGGATGATTTAGTCTTGACATGAGACCTCGTATTAGGACAGAAGGAATTGCACATGGGGAATCGTCTGTAAAAAGCACTAAAAATAAGGGAATAACACTAGATGATGGATATCTTATTAGTTTTTTTTCCCAACTAAGCCCTAAAAAACAAGTCATTCCAACCCACCATGGCAAACAGAAAAGGCAGGGATATATCCTAGATAGAGCATCATCCTATTTTACAGTCATGCAAAAACAAATGCTTAGGATTTTATTATCTTCAAAAATAATTCACAAAAGATACCAACAACTTGGAAGTGAATTATATGTCTGCAGCTAATTTTATACTAACAATCTCAGCAGCATTGCCAAATCTCAGTTAATAACCACCTCTCGAATATGACAAAGTTCTCTATTTCTTAACTTAACTCTGTCATTCAGGAAGAGAGGAAGCTTATAATTATAGTCTTCAGAGGGGAAAAAAGGGGAAGTAATGACTTCCTATTTTAACAATTCTGTAGTATAGAATAGAAAAGATAATGACACCtcaattaaaaagataaggtatTTAGTGTTATCCACACCAATTCTACCATTGTCTGTGGACTGTAAAATGTACTATGTTGCTAAAAGATTTAATGAACTCAGTGATCAGTGCCAGTGCCAAGACTGAACAATTACTAATGAGAGATAGTAATAACCAGTTGTTGAACAATCTAACTGAAAAGTATGCTAAACCTTAAAAAGTCTAAGCTCAAAATGAAAAGCAAAGAAAGAGGTAGGACAAAATCAAGATAACAATGAAACATAGGCACAAGAACAAATAAGTTATTAAAGATATGATCACAATACATGTAACCAAATGAGTTCCACATAAAAGAGCATGAAAGTGGATAAAAAGTAGCATTAGAGCCTCAGAAGCAAAGACTTCTATAAAGAATAGCATGCTCACAATATCTTATGAAATAATCTTATGCCCTATATTTGAGTTGCCTGACAAGAAATAACGAATATCCATAATTCTGCAAATTTTCAAGGAAAAGGGCTAGACATCTTGCTAGATTATCATGTCCACATAGATCCAGTTGAACACAGAACTGCATGAATTAAACAAAGCATACCCTACTGAGGTCATGATCAATGTCTGCAGCAGTTAGATGAGTCTGAGTAATTTTTTGGCCCTGCTGATGCAAGCTGATGAGAGTCCTTGAAGCATCTCCTCTCATCTCTTCAGCAATCTTCAAACAGCCATTTATTTTGTGTGTAGTCTCCTCAGCCTTATACACAGCATGGTTCTCTAGCTCTTGCACAGACTGGTTTTCAAAACCCCCCGAGTCACGGAAGTCATTTTTGTATTTGATTCTTGAAGTTGAAAAGCCTGAATATGATGACGAAGAAGAAGCACCATTTCCTTCATCTCCATTGTAACTAAACTTGGAGCTTGTTTTTTTCGGTCTGCTGATCACAGGGGCTGAGGAAGCTCTTGCAGTCTTATGATTCAAGTCAGACTCCGAATCAGAATCAAAAGGGTTGTAACCCGAAAAACCAGGATCAGGAGAACATTGCTTAGAGACCTTAGACACAGATGTCTTCATTAGGCTAATTTTAGAGATATCAACAGcaataattgctgaaaatgctgACAAAGATATCAACAAAAACAGTACACAATCAGCAGAACTCTAATCACCACAGAAATCTGTCAATGTTACCTGTCAACACAAGAAAAGGCTGCCACTTTATAACACATGCTATCTAACACTGGTTTCAACAAAATGttatgaaaaagaaaacagCACAAACACAATATAAGACCAAACACATAGATGGACATGAGGAGGTAAACAGAAAAACTAGCATCACAAACAAGACCAAAAGACCATATCGATCAAAAAAGGGTGGTTGAACAAGATAATAACCAAATAAAAACCTGCATAGTGATGATGAAAAAGAAGTTAACATTAGAAATTATTTAGTTAAATAAACAGATCAAAGCAATGGAAACCAAAGAACATGAGCAGGGTAAAAGAAGTGCAATTCCAGTATGATATATCCCAATGGTCAATAAGATAGAAAGTGCAAAGGAAAATTGAGGAAAGAAACAATGCTAGATGTTGCAAAAGAGTATTGAGAATATCTGAGATAAGAAAATCCATAGGTAGCTTAGCAGAATGTTGTTAACAAGattcaaaattaataataagtTTTTGCAGCGATCTCCTGCGTGATAGGATCCATGAAACTATTAAGCAATACCTGAAAACCTATCGGGGAGATAGAAAGTATATTCAGAAATATCAGTGACCATAAGGGGATAGGAACAGAAATCTGAAGCATATTAATCAGTTATGGAGAAACGATATCGACAGTACATATGTTCAAAACCAAAGGAGTACTGATTCCTCTGAAAGATAgtaacacaagaaaacttaaaaattaAAAGCAATGGCAGTTCATACAAAGCAATTGGCAATTGAAACGAAAATCCAATCATAGGAAATTAAATAggtaaaaaaatcaataaagtaCTGCAGTAGAAATTAAATATGGGTTTACCATAGGAAAACCAAAATATTTCATCAAGTAAGTGGTGGTGGTGCTCTACCTTCACCTTTTCCTCTTTCTGCAAAGATTTACGACCAGATCCTACAAAAACAACTACAGCAGGCAATAAAATCAACATATGAAACGAAATTAAATATCACATACTCTTTCTTATttaagaaattatcaaaataaaaacAATAGCAAGTAATTATAATACAAAAAATTCAGAGCACAGCAATTTCGGGAATTTAGAAACAAAAGTAGTTGCAAGGATAATAAAAGACACATGATCCTGATAAGAACCTAAACTAACGAACTTTCACCCCACAAacaaatttctttaaaaaaaaagaacaagataGATCCCAAAACATCACCATCAGCGAAAAAgtacaaaccctaaaaccaaaaAGAAGACGGCAATCAAAACCCAGAAACCGAGACCAGAAGTCATGGAATCAGAATCAAGTAAAGATCGGCAAAAGAAGAATCATGGAATTGAGGATGGGAAAAGAATTGGTCTTCGCATTTCCTTAACAAGATTCTTAAACCCCAACAAAAgtccaagagaaaaaaaaaacaaatagagaAGAATGCAAACGCAGAAAAAAGAATACCTAATTCAGAAAATAAGACACTTATCAATCCGATATAAACTATAGAACGAACTGGGCCCGAAATTTCAGATGGGGCGAGCATTCCGAGAACTGAAACACTTTCGAACACGGCTAAAGTTAGACCGAATTTAACCACTTCTCCCCCCCGTTCTCTCCACTAATTCAAGAAAACAGTTAACGAAATGCCAGTAACAAGAGATCAAAGTAATCAAACCTAAGGAACGAAACAGAGAAGAATACCTCGAAAAACCCAAGAGGGATAGCGCTCCACGACCACAACACGTCGAAGAAACgatggaggatgaggaggagaggagaaggttAAAAAGACGAGCTTTTTCTCGTCACCCACGCGGCGATCACGTCCAAAGGGCGCCGCGAGACTGCCGCCGCCGGGGAGGATGGGGCGGAGGAGAAGTGGAGTGGGAGGAGAAAGGTGGTGATCTAAACTAATTTAGAtctattaatatttatatacacTTTTGGGTAATCTTAtggatttttcaaaaaattagacGGCTCAAATTAAATTTCGTGCGTAGAGTAGACGGTTGAGATCTTCTCTCGCTTTGCTGCGAGCGTGCGCCAGAAAATCAGACCGTTGGCCCCTGTCGCTTCTTGGGGTCGCAGCTGTCTGCGTTCGCAGGCATCAGGATTATTCTTCCCTTCGCGCAGGAGATTGGGTTCACTGGAACCTTAGGCCGCACAGACCAAATGATTCTGATTGAGTGATTAATAATGACATATTTTTTGGGTTATTAGATTGAAATGAATGATAAAATCAAGGGAAATAACATATATTttctagttgattttttttattagaccTTGAGATTTTGTGTGTGTTGGTTTGCATGGGATTCTAGATGACTTTAaaaaagttttgatcttttactttgaaggcttcttttctttttccaagaGAAATCTAAGTGACCTCTTCTGAGCTACCTTGGCATCTTCATAATTTGGATGGGTCTTATGCTTACAGATGTATCCATTCTAGAGCTTTGCAATATAGTtggtctcaaaaaaaaaaaaaaatggacatGATGGTAGTCTCCAGAAATAAGTCTTGGAGATATTCAAACTAAGATTGCATGCAAATTTTTACAAGCCGGTTGGAAATGCGGATTTGGAAGTTGGTGCAAACATTACATCTTTTAAGGGGGTGGGAAGCCTGGAGAAAAGCACATAGGGTTGAAGAAAGTTGGCTACAAAGATTGGAATCTTAACTCAATTTGGCATGTGTGATTTGGTAGATTCAGATAAGATCCAAATCCAATGAGGAAGATGGATGATCCGGACGGAGTTAACTTCATACTTAAACCTTAAGCACCAATATTAGCTTAATAGTTGGGTTTTGTTTTCTCTAGGTAACTAATGCTATGTTGCACCAACATGTTCCTATCCTTGTTCTCAGTTTATTGTGGTGGAAGGAGATCAGTGCTATTTAAGGGTTTGAAGCAGGGGTATTTTCAGTCTACTTCAAAGGAAGGAAAAAGCAAATGAGAGATTTGGTGTTTTACTTGCAATCAAAATAGAGGAAGAAAAGTTGAGGGAAGGAGtggctggtccctccccctcccctcctatgttttaccaaaaaaaaaaaaaaggagtgaggatttttttaatcaatggttagaaataaatcttttctatgatcatatgattttttttctccttcttgcCCTAATCAGATAGCCATGTTGAGAATGGATAAAAAGAATCACAAGCACCATTTAATGGAAAATTAGAATATTACTGCAGAAGATGCTGTGGTCTCTGATAGTTTTTTGAGCTTTGAGGCCATTATCCTTAAGAATGACAGATACAATGATGAACTCAATGTCCAACTACTCTACATACCTCACCATAACCTAGTTCAATACTAGAAATAGAGGTTAGGATTGCCTCAATTATCCGCTCAAGCTTATCCATGGCAGAAGGGGGAAGTTTGGGCATGTTTTTGTttcatatttttctattttaaacaTTTTAATTTAATAGTTCCAAGGAAAATGCTAGTTGAACTCACTTATGTGATGGATACATAGGATAGTTTTTTGTGGTTGAATGAGTTTGTCCATTAGATGAATACTTTGTTGGACTAGTTTTGAAGGACAAAAACAAAATTTTGCAAATTCTTCTCTGTTCCATTCTCCTTCactttccctttcttcttctccttcatcctaATCTTTGCTTTAAAAACAAGAAAGTAAGATCTTTGTCTGGCCTTCCCTCCATCGGCGAACTCTCTAAACATGCTGGAGTTCTACTTTTATGCATCATGGATCAGTAGCCACTAGCTAGTGCCACTCAATTGTTTGATACTACTATTCTAGATACTGACTTGCGAGGCTCTTGGAATGGACTCAAATATGCAAGACCTATACTGAAGGCTAGACAAGTTCTTTTTGAAGATTACTTGGTGATAGTAATTGGATGGGTTGCGAGCTAGAATCAGCTAATTGAGAGCTATCCCCAATTGGAGGATTTGTGGAAGTTATCCAGAACGTCCCTTTTCACACTTTTTATATCCATGGTGAGATAAATAGAGCAGTGGATTGAATGGCTTCCTATATTGCAGATCGCTTTGGTAACACTCTATGGCTAGATCAGATTTCTACACCACTTCCACTTTGGAATATTTTATTATCTGATTTGTCTGTATATATTCATACTCGATAAATATGAGCCATTTgtttgataaaaagaaaaaaggaagatgAATTTGGCTGCAGATGATAGGTTGGCTCCAACCTCTAGGCATGCCTCTTTTCACTCTGATCTAAAAAGTCACCTTTCATGTATGAGATAAGAGGATGATGCCTACCCATGAGGGAAGTGGTGGGAACACACAGTGATTACTTAACTACTAAGGAGCAATAACCACAAAGTATTTATTAGTCTTGAAGAAGGCATAATAAACCATACAAACTCCTATATTTCATGATCTGATTTAGATATAGGATTTGCTTCTCCTCAAAATCTTAATGACCGAGAAGAAGGAAACAACATTGCTCTGTATTTGTCAAGATTTATGCTGCACTTGAATGATCTGATGACCATGCCCTGATGAAAACCTTGAGACTGCATCTGTAGAAAGAGCTAATTATTGGAATACAGCAACTTAGTAATCAGCTTTCACAAATATAATAATGCATCTTGTTTTGTGGTACAAGCCAAATAAAATTCATCATTTAAACTTACTGGTATATTAAGCAAAATTATACCATACTCCTTGCCACCATGTTACTTGGCTTGCTTTGCCATGCACCATGTATTCAGCATGCTAGGCATGGGTGTGCAAAGTTTCTGATCCATATTCAACAGAGAATAATAGATGCTGAAGGAGCTGAGAACCTCCATCTAACATGAGCATTAAGCTGTTTATCTGATCAGCTTTCACCACTCAGTGAGATGATATAATGATGCGGCTATTAtcaaaaatatagatatatatatatatattgttaaaATGGCTGATTCATACAGTTCTAATACAGATACATTCAACTCTCCTTCTCCAGCCTATAAGGTATTCTCGGAGTGACTGGCCACATACGAGGCCATTTAGTCTGCGGCCCCATTAATTTACCAACAATAATTTGAGAGGTTGAGACTGCGATTTTCTATTCTTGCTTGCCATTGTTAATCCTAAATGAATGGCCAGCTCAATGGCAAAAATTTTCATAATCTTAGGAGTCTGTTTCACTTCCTAACACTTTGGATATTTTCTATAATCCTGGTGGCACTTCTAACCTTGTTCCAGATTTTACCTTGTGTAATAAATTATAATCCTGGTGGCACTTCTATTTTACCTGTTTTCTCTTCATTTTCCCCAATTAAGAGAAGGCCGAAGGAAGAAACATCACCTGAAGAGAAAACTAGTAATCATACGGAACAATGCCCCCAGAGGCATCCCAGCTACAAATAATACAATGCGTACAGCATTGGCTACGTTGCTTATGATTGACGTAAATATCTGGAGTCCTATTTAGCTGTACTCCGTGCAAACCTACCattttgtctctctctctctctctctaaaatatACGGCTATTATTAAATGAATAACTTGTGACTAAAACAAAGAATATTCTAAAATTAGTTAGGATCGGCGTGAAGAAGGAATGGAAATGTGCGATGAAGAAAGAGACTCCTATTTGATGACATTAAATACTGGCCCATGAAATAGTTCTACATATTCGTTTGCTGCATTTATTTTGAATCAGTCCCTTTCAGATATTATTTATCAACATTATCTTTTGAGCCTAGGTGGGTCATAGGGGCCTGATTTACCTAATCAACATTATCAAAGAATGATTCACTTTGTTTCTCGATGTCAACCATTAGATCTTGTAATGGCTGTTTTGTGATTTACACAGACGGATGTACAATCCAATAGTTGATATCGTGAAAAAATATCGTTCTTTCTTTCGTACAAAAAGTATAATTCGGATTCATGTCTCAACTAATTTAAGATTCCAAATAACGAATTTTAGCTGTATATTtcgtttgaaaaaaaatttaattttttataatattaattattggATTGTGCAATAGCCGcttcaaaatttatataaatagattaaaaaaagaaaaggttggAGTGCTTTATGAACTAATGCAATGCATGATGCAACTGTTGACATCACCGAAGGTAACGTGTGAAAGATATAACTCGAACCCACGTAATAGTTAAACATAAGAGACAAAAagacataaaacaaaataatcaattcaaaatttatcccATCAGGACATGCTAGAGGAAGCTGCAACGGGATAGAGATGGTTTTAGGGTGAAACCAGTGTGAGACAGAGCATCAGGAGAACTGGAGGAGCAtgcgttccttttttttttttaaggggtTTAAGGATTCAGTTGTCTTAACCAGAAAATTTGAACCTTGACTAAGTAGTcaagaaatcaaaaataaatatccCAGAAAGACAAGATAATTCCAGAAATACGTCTGCAAACATGATTTTCTCCATTGCTATGgccctttctcctcctccctattcatgtcctctctctctctctctcacttacTCACTTGcacccccacacacacacactgctTTTTGTTTAAATGCACTAGATTCCATAGGCTTCACAACCACCAGAACCTCATATCCAGGGTGCAGCCAAAGGCTATATCCAGAAGAGGTGGTCTGTGGGTTTTGGAGGTGAAAGCTACCTATAGGTTAAGTCTCACATTTAAGCAAACAGGTTCCAAAGCATCCAATTTACCAAGTGGGGCGCGAGCGAACGCAACTGCAGGCAAAAgcaccttttcttctttttccaaaaagcCATGGGTAGATCAGTGGTCCGCATctacccttcttctttttaaatttttttttttcttctgagatCCATATCTCTTTGCGTTTTATTAATTCAGATTTTCAGAGATTTCATCTCCTCCAATCCACAGGGTACCAGAGATAATATATTCTAGCGGTTTGTCATGCATGAGAATCGAGAATTTCCATGTGCTAAAACGGCTTCTAGCGTCGCCATCACacctccaaaaagaaaaagaagtaatCTCCCATGACCAAACAGTCTTCCCACTAATAACAGTCGCGTGAAAGAGACAAGAAAATTTGCACCACCTCTCACTCCTcctactcctcctccacccactTGCGGTAGAAATACTAACTATAAAGACCCGTGCTAATATATGTTTAGTCCTGCATCAATTATTCGTtagataaattttaaatattttatacagattaagaaatctaaataatatcttctgactagttattttggatgagattctgagttgttacaaatggtatcagaacggACCCAGCCTATAATCTATATAAGCTAGAAAACACTGCAATATGATTCTATTGGGACTGATCACGGATCGATCGtggtgtttatgattagatttgaatgaatttgaacgaaggaagtatgtgaggatccgtgaaGGCGTGTGTTTAGatccacatcagttatttgttagatagatcttgagtgtttatacaaaattagaaaattcaaATAAAAACTTTCAATTAACTATTTTGGGTGAGAATCAAAGTTGTTAAACTAACCATGGTCTACAATTCATGAAGCTCGATATATCATCGACGTGTTGCTAAAACATGAGCTCCGTAGGACCTAAGCATCATTGTTGATTTTTATTCGTATTTGTGCTTGATTGATAGGTTGCCATCAACACCAGCTCTTACGACAGCAACATCACTAAATAAAATAACAGAAGGCGACAAGATCTCTCCTTGCGACAAGGCGCGTGGTATGCGATCTCTTGCTTCTTCCTTCAAGCAAGGATGGAGAAAAAGCCTACTTACTTGGACACTTACCACAACACAGACTTGCGTACGGAGTCGCCATAATAAATAGCTCTAGCTTCCTATGAGTTTAATTCAGAGAACACCACCAAGACCAGCTCCAATAAGAAGGaatgctggaaaaaaaaaaaacttaattttttCGGTGGAAACAGGACTAGTCTTATGTCGAGTAACAGCCAGTCAACCCTCACCACATCCTACTTTTTTCCATCCCCACAAGCTTCCAAACCTCTCCACTCAATAGGAAAGCTACCTCCCTCTTGACATGGTCCTCATATATAGATGTTCTCCCCACACCCTTTGTCCTAACTTCtatctttttaaagaaaaaaaagtgccCTCACAAACACGTACCCTCGTCCCCAGTAGAGCCCTCACGACCACCTTGGTGTTGGAATTCCATTGCACACATTACCATATGATATGGTCATGGCAATTAAGTTGCTAACATTGCAAAGACCTAACCAAGTTAAACAAGTGGTCATTTGACTTGGAAAGTGCAACCATGGAAGAAGGACAAGTTGAATTTTTCAGGCTTCCATTTCCAACCGAGGTTGCCCTCTACCTGAACTATGACTCGTTCTTCTATGACCTGAACTAGGTCTTAATTCTTTAAATTCCACATAGTAGCTAGCTTTTACTGATCCAGTCTCCTGAATATTAAGCTTCGAGTTAAACTATTACACCATTATTGCCACTAATGAACTCATT
The sequence above is drawn from the Phoenix dactylifera cultivar Barhee BC4 unplaced genomic scaffold, palm_55x_up_171113_PBpolish2nd_filt_p 000007F, whole genome shotgun sequence genome and encodes:
- the LOC103704457 gene encoding SNAP25 homologous protein SNAP33; this encodes MPKLPPSAMDKLERIIEAILTSISSIELGYGEDNGLKAQKTIRDHSIFCNHHLSPPTPLLLRPILPGGGSLAAPFGRDRRVGDEKKLVFLTFSSPPHPPSFLRRVVVVERYPSWVFRGSGRKSLQKEEKVKVSKQCSPDPGFSGYNPFDSDSESDLNHKTARASSAPVISRPKKTSSKFSYNGDEGNGASSSSSYSGFSTSRIKYKNDFRDSGGFENQSVQELENHAVYKAEETTHKINGCLKIAEEMRGDASRTLISLHQQGQKITQTHLTAADIDHDLSRGEKLLGSLGGIFSKTWKPKKNREIKGPVLTRDDSFIQKGSHMEQRQKLGLSGPLCRSNPRTFPSEPTSALEKVEIEKAKQNDALSDLSDLLVELKDMAMDMGGEIERHTGALDRMQDDVDELNFRVKRANIRGRRLLGK